From Bacteroidota bacterium, the proteins below share one genomic window:
- a CDS encoding T9SS type A sorting domain-containing protein — translation MWTDFGTTGDPPVVAGTNPAAIYYLGPQIELEAYESGEPGGALTFIVNTAFVQDIVDADYGSTVSIRGGGIFGDGSEEMALKLTNIGGDYWKGTIVTDQTQSGGTAKIVTITETGTGVDPVTIPDFAITGNKTIRLFTSGLKTTYTDPVTGLEQTRDMNWNPLEIAKGESNNIAVHFRVNLSGNVYFSRETAEVYVRGSILDDSWSVLPEGRLYPEVRHDDLTGGYEAEKFFYSRTVLVDPSKAGKNLEYKFTFNSAGSTTWEAISNRKVTLSGKDTTLAWVYWPGGGDPFPPSTATYDINFEVDLFNAINTNGFDPAIDTVVVRAGYAGSSGEIQELTLTAPLFGTVYTGTMEDFDGYNNRYVAYQYYKVNGSLDQEEFYFDNYDETGIITGPKFRKILTPADTAGFLLASDLLDDAVSTHRMPFFRNFNPVGANTSLIVEADLMPAICFVTVGEGSLEDLHGGSLVINAANIADYPVYINGPATGGWADWDSVSLGDSRRMSDDGITRGDKVAGDNIWTITLQFDASSTISQEYKLSIGGADNEGGFGNNHVANLFPKDVNNVSVQFGEIHPSRYENPGTGYWDFSDHIGPCSPGVGVDDDPAKSINDFLLLQNYPNPFNPSTMISFTVAKAGVVNFTVYNVLGQEVAAFDAEVPSAGTHQIPFTARNLASGTYLVKLQVGNHTDIIRILLTK, via the coding sequence ATGTGGACAGATTTCGGTACCACCGGAGATCCTCCTGTTGTAGCCGGAACCAACCCTGCTGCTATTTACTACCTCGGACCTCAGATCGAGTTAGAAGCTTATGAAAGCGGTGAACCAGGCGGAGCCCTGACTTTCATCGTGAACACTGCATTCGTTCAGGATATCGTTGATGCTGATTACGGCTCAACCGTTTCCATCCGAGGTGGTGGAATATTCGGTGATGGGTCTGAAGAAATGGCTCTGAAGCTGACCAATATCGGCGGGGATTACTGGAAAGGAACGATTGTCACCGATCAGACCCAATCAGGTGGGACCGCTAAGATTGTGACTATAACAGAGACAGGAACGGGGGTGGATCCGGTTACGATTCCGGATTTTGCAATTACCGGCAACAAAACCATCCGGTTGTTCACCTCCGGTCTTAAAACCACCTATACCGATCCCGTAACGGGTCTTGAACAAACCCGTGATATGAATTGGAATCCGCTCGAAATTGCCAAGGGAGAGTCCAACAACATCGCCGTTCATTTTCGGGTGAATTTAAGTGGAAACGTTTATTTTTCTCGTGAAACAGCAGAAGTCTATGTGCGTGGCTCCATACTGGATGACAGCTGGTCAGTGTTACCAGAAGGCCGTCTGTATCCTGAGGTGCGTCATGATGATCTGACGGGAGGGTATGAAGCCGAAAAATTCTTTTATAGTCGTACGGTACTGGTTGATCCTTCTAAAGCCGGAAAAAATCTGGAGTATAAATTCACCTTCAACTCTGCTGGTTCAACCACCTGGGAAGCAATTTCTAACCGGAAAGTAACCCTCTCTGGAAAAGACACCACCCTCGCATGGGTGTATTGGCCAGGCGGTGGAGACCCTTTTCCTCCTTCTACTGCTACCTATGACATCAATTTCGAAGTGGACCTGTTCAATGCAATCAACACCAATGGATTTGATCCTGCAATCGATACCGTGGTTGTTCGTGCAGGTTACGCTGGTTCATCAGGTGAAATTCAAGAATTGACTCTGACAGCTCCATTATTCGGAACGGTCTATACGGGTACCATGGAAGATTTTGATGGATATAATAACCGGTATGTTGCTTATCAATACTATAAAGTGAACGGAAGCCTGGACCAAGAAGAGTTCTATTTCGATAACTACGATGAAACCGGTATCATCACGGGTCCGAAGTTCCGGAAGATTCTGACACCGGCCGATACAGCCGGATTCCTGCTTGCTTCCGATCTTCTGGACGATGCAGTATCCACACACCGGATGCCATTCTTCAGGAACTTCAATCCTGTCGGTGCAAATACCTCCCTTATTGTTGAGGCGGATCTGATGCCGGCCATATGTTTTGTGACCGTGGGTGAGGGTTCTCTGGAAGACCTGCACGGAGGAAGTCTGGTGATAAATGCGGCCAACATTGCAGATTACCCAGTCTATATCAATGGTCCGGCCACGGGCGGTTGGGCGGATTGGGATTCGGTTTCCCTTGGAGACTCGCGCAGAATGAGTGATGATGGGATCACCAGGGGTGACAAAGTGGCCGGTGACAACATCTGGACCATTACACTTCAATTTGATGCATCATCAACAATTTCGCAAGAATATAAACTGAGTATCGGGGGAGCTGATAATGAAGGCGGTTTCGGAAACAACCATGTGGCCAATCTATTTCCAAAGGATGTGAATAACGTAAGTGTTCAATTCGGAGAAATTCATCCGTCGAGGTATGAGAATCCAGGAACAGGATACTGGGATTTTAGTGATCATATCGGTCCTTGCTCTCCAGGTGTTGGAGTTGATGATGATCCGGCGAAATCAATAAATGACTTCCTTCTTTTGCAAAACTACCCAAACCCATTCAATCCGAGCACGATGATTTCGTTCACCGTTGCCAAGGCGGGTGTTGTTAACTTTACGGTTTACAATGTGCTGGGGCAGGAAGTGGCTGCCTTTGATGCTGAAGTGCCTTCTGCAGGTACACATCAGATTCCGTTCACTGCCCGGAATCTGGCGAGCGGCACTTATCTGGTTAAGTTACAGGTTGGAAACCATACCGATATCATCCGGATTCTGCTGACGAAATAA
- a CDS encoding T9SS type A sorting domain-containing protein, with the protein MKKTVVSLLVVLLVTPFIYTLNARTTPSLTNLVGQMGDSSVITFIVNTAFVQDTVSDFYKNTVSIRGSGIFGDWSYDEGVKLTNIGGDYWMGTLTTDQNNSGGAAKVVTSTNSGTGWDRVEIAPFDIEGDETIEIFTSGLKVNYPDPVTGDTITRGIDWNPLEIAKGETNNIAVHFRVNFEDLQTFPRNTAEVYVRGSMLDDSWSVLPEGRLYPEVRHDDLCCGAGIYEADKHFYSRTVLVDPSKAGKNLEYKFTFNSAGSTTWEEISNRKVTLSGNDTTLAWVWWNNQRVICICEPAIYDINFEVDLFNAINTNGFDPAKDNVVVRAGYAASGPKIQEVQLDAPLFGTVYNGTLEAFEGVPNKYVAYKYLRIRDGVEQEEYYYDFLDETGTTTGPKYRKISTPVDTSGILIASDLLDDPISTHRTPFFRNTDSVGVPTILRIEADMRSAHYTTKTLGGELNDILGGPLKVTAANIDTLPVFIHGPASRWGWWLLSMTPWYPDSVQLFDDGVTYGDAVAGDLIYTIEIPKNATSQISQEFQLSIGYAANETGLTFNHVANLFAKPLNVHRVQFGVTDPNRYFIPDKGSWFLTCESGNGFCVGVENETNKEVTGFRLQQNYPNPFNPSTMIPFTVAKAGVVNFTVYNVLGQEVAAFDAEVPSAGTHQIPFTARNLASGTYLVKLQVGNHTDIIRILLTK; encoded by the coding sequence ATGAAAAAAACAGTGGTTTCGCTTCTGGTTGTCTTACTGGTAACTCCATTCATTTATACGTTAAACGCCCGTACAACCCCTTCTTTAACGAATCTGGTTGGACAGATGGGTGACAGCTCAGTGATCACCTTTATCGTAAACACGGCTTTTGTACAGGATACCGTCTCTGATTTTTACAAAAACACTGTTTCCATCCGTGGCAGTGGCATTTTCGGTGACTGGTCCTATGACGAGGGTGTAAAGCTGACCAACATTGGCGGTGACTACTGGATGGGAACCCTGACAACCGATCAAAATAATTCAGGTGGAGCGGCTAAGGTGGTAACTTCAACCAACAGTGGCACTGGCTGGGATCGCGTTGAGATCGCTCCATTCGATATTGAAGGTGATGAAACCATTGAAATCTTCACATCCGGACTGAAAGTAAACTATCCGGATCCTGTTACAGGTGACACCATCACCCGTGGAATTGACTGGAATCCGCTTGAAATTGCCAAGGGAGAAACCAACAACATCGCTGTTCACTTCCGTGTTAATTTCGAAGACCTGCAGACTTTTCCAAGAAACACCGCAGAAGTGTATGTGCGTGGTTCCATGCTGGATGACAGCTGGTCGGTTTTACCAGAAGGACGTCTGTATCCGGAAGTCCGTCATGATGACCTCTGTTGCGGCGCTGGAATTTATGAAGCTGACAAGCATTTCTACAGCCGTACCGTTCTGGTAGATCCATCCAAAGCCGGAAAAAATCTGGAATATAAATTCACCTTCAACTCTGCTGGTTCAACCACCTGGGAAGAAATTTCTAACCGGAAGGTAACCCTCTCTGGTAACGATACCACTCTTGCCTGGGTATGGTGGAACAATCAACGCGTAATTTGCATTTGCGAGCCAGCTATTTATGACATCAATTTCGAGGTGGATCTTTTTAATGCCATCAATACCAATGGGTTTGACCCTGCAAAAGACAATGTGGTTGTTCGTGCCGGATATGCAGCCTCAGGACCAAAAATTCAGGAAGTACAACTGGATGCCCCCCTTTTTGGTACCGTTTATAACGGGACACTCGAAGCGTTCGAGGGGGTTCCCAACAAATACGTAGCCTACAAATATTTGAGAATACGGGATGGGGTGGAGCAGGAAGAGTATTATTACGATTTCCTTGATGAAACCGGTACCACCACAGGTCCGAAGTACCGGAAAATTTCCACTCCTGTAGATACCTCTGGCATTCTGATTGCTTCCGATCTTCTGGATGATCCCATATCCACTCATCGGACTCCATTCTTTAGAAATACCGATTCGGTCGGAGTGCCCACCATCCTACGGATAGAAGCTGACATGCGATCGGCTCATTATACCACCAAAACACTGGGAGGCGAGCTTAATGACATTCTGGGAGGTCCCCTGAAGGTGACGGCCGCCAATATTGATACCCTCCCTGTTTTCATTCATGGTCCGGCATCCAGATGGGGGTGGTGGCTTTTATCCATGACACCCTGGTACCCGGATAGCGTTCAGCTGTTTGATGACGGAGTTACCTATGGGGATGCAGTGGCCGGTGATCTGATTTACACCATTGAAATTCCTAAAAACGCAACGAGTCAGATATCTCAGGAGTTTCAACTGAGTATCGGATACGCTGCAAATGAAACAGGACTTACTTTCAACCACGTGGCGAATCTGTTTGCAAAACCTCTGAATGTTCACCGTGTTCAGTTTGGGGTGACGGACCCTAACCGGTATTTCATCCCCGATAAGGGATCGTGGTTTCTGACTTGTGAAAGCGGAAACGGATTCTGTGTAGGTGTCGAAAATGAGACAAATAAAGAAGTTACCGGATTCCGGTTGCAGCAAAACTACCCAAATCCATTCAATCCGAGCACGATGATTCCGTTTACCGTTGCCAAGGCGGGTGTTGTTAACTTTACGGTTTACAATGTGCTGGGGCAGGAAGTGGCGGCCTTTGATGCTGAAGTACCTTCTGCTGGAACACATCAGATTCCGTTCACCGCCCGGAATCTGGCAAGCGGAACTTATCTGGTGAAATTGCAGGTGGGAAACCATACCGATATCATCCGGATTCTGCTGACGAAATAA
- a CDS encoding T9SS type A sorting domain-containing protein yields the protein MRRLIPSSLLLLISVASFAGNDVLLNFSQPPDSAVYDIFFEVDLFNAINTNGFDPATDTVVVRAGYAGSSGEIQELTLKAPLFGTVYTGTMEDFAGIENKYVAYKYYKVNGNLDQEEFYFDNFDETGTITGSAYRKILTPDEKSGTLNASDLLEDAVSSHRMPYFRNTNPVGVATSLVIKVDMSMAINFLENLNGTLDDVSGGSLVITKANYKEYPIYINGPATGGWVPWNQDSLGENRRMSDDGTTKGDEVAGDSIWTITLTYEASDFSGQEYKFSIGGADNEAGNGNHHLTNLAAKEVNTVTNWFGDIEPSRYNAVADQNPGAPHEVRLLPNYPNPFNPSTMIPFTVAKAGIVNFTVYNVLGQVVSTFNYDAKSAGLHSVNFQANNLATGSYLVKMTAGNFNKTIKMVFAK from the coding sequence ATGAGGCGACTGATCCCATCTTCACTGCTTCTTCTCATCTCAGTTGCCTCATTTGCAGGAAACGATGTTCTTCTAAACTTCTCCCAACCTCCTGATTCTGCCGTCTATGATATATTTTTCGAAGTAGACCTGTTCAATGCCATTAACACCAATGGGTTTGATCCTGCAACCGATACTGTGGTTGTTCGTGCAGGTTACGCTGGTTCATCAGGGGAAATTCAAGAATTGACTCTGAAGGCTCCCTTATTCGGAACTGTCTATACGGGTACCATGGAAGATTTCGCTGGTATTGAAAACAAGTATGTTGCATACAAGTACTACAAAGTGAACGGCAACCTGGATCAGGAAGAATTTTACTTTGACAACTTCGATGAAACCGGTACTATTACAGGTTCGGCTTATCGTAAAATTCTAACTCCCGATGAAAAATCGGGTACATTGAATGCTTCCGATCTACTGGAAGATGCAGTCTCATCCCACCGGATGCCGTATTTCAGGAATACCAACCCGGTTGGTGTTGCCACCTCGCTGGTTATTAAAGTTGACATGTCGATGGCCATAAATTTCCTGGAAAATCTGAACGGAACGCTCGATGATGTTTCCGGTGGTTCATTGGTCATCACAAAAGCCAATTATAAAGAATACCCGATCTACATCAACGGACCTGCCACAGGAGGGTGGGTACCATGGAATCAGGATTCGTTGGGAGAAAACCGCCGGATGAGTGATGATGGAACCACCAAGGGAGACGAAGTGGCTGGTGATAGTATCTGGACCATCACCTTAACCTACGAAGCTTCCGACTTTTCCGGTCAGGAGTACAAATTCAGTATCGGGGGTGCTGATAACGAAGCTGGTAATGGAAACCACCATCTCACAAACCTTGCAGCTAAAGAGGTTAACACTGTTACCAATTGGTTCGGTGATATCGAACCTTCGCGTTACAATGCCGTCGCAGACCAAAATCCTGGTGCTCCTCATGAAGTCCGGTTGCTGCCAAACTATCCGAATCCATTCAATCCGAGCACGATGATTCCTTTCACCGTTGCCAAGGCGGGAATTGTGAACTTTACAGTTTACAATGTGCTGGGGCAGGTGGTTTCAACCTTCAATTATGACGCTAAATCTGCAGGTCTGCACTCGGTTAACTTCCAGGCTAACAACCTGGCAACCGGTTCTTACCTGGTTAAGATGACTGCCGGCAATTTCAACAAGACCATCAAGATGGTATTCGCGAAATAA